The Balaenoptera ricei isolate mBalRic1 chromosome 9, mBalRic1.hap2, whole genome shotgun sequence genome segment TTACAGCAATACTACAGCCAACCAGCTTTTCCAGGAGGTGGGAGATTCCTACCAGTGAGCTTTTCAGGAAATGTCCTTTACGTTGAAGATGTTTCATTCTTATCACTTCTAATAGAAATCCTTGTTTATGCAGTTCCCTTCTTCAACACAGTACTCTGGACATCACTGGACACTATCTTGATGGCCCAAGGGCGCCATTATCAAGAAGCAGAGCTGTCATGTATGGTTACGCAAATTGCGCTTTGCACAACTTCAGGGGGCCCTACTTACCTCGAGGTCTCACCAATTTTTACAGTTATTGCCCAGTTTTCTGGTAGATGACAACCAAGTGTCTTGAAGAAGCTGCCCCTTTTTCTCGCAGCTTCACCACCACTTGGATTCAGTCACTTTCAAGACTGGATGGCTAACCTTGGGGTTCACCCACGGGAGAAGCCAGTGCACGCAGCAGCCCCACGagctcactctttttttctttcagccgtGCTCTTCCCTGCCGCCCACCGGCCAAAGAGATCCTCGTCGGTGCCCTTGAACCCCATCCTGCAGAGCTCCCTGGAGGAAGTAGAGCTGCTCTATGAGGTAGGCAGAGGGGAGAGTGGGCCACTCAAGTAACTCAAAAGGCATTGCTCCTTCTCTATGTTTTTTGGAGAAGTGACCTGAGTCCCTGAAAATGATGGACCTCTGTTGCCCGGGGACTGGCCTAGACTTGTGTGTGGAGGTTGTGGAATCCTGTGCATCCCAAAGGAAAGTGTTCCTCGTACCCTCTTCTCCTTTCCCGCATGCTGTCCCAGGGAAGGATGGCATTAGGGGTTTAGTCGAGGCAAAATTAGAGATTTAGGCTTGGCCCAGAGGTGCCTCTACCTGCACCCAAGCAACAGAGTGGGGCAATATTCCCCAGCCAGAGCTTTAAGACAGGACTCATCAGCAGTGCCCAGGCAACGCCAAACCTATTGTGTGAGTGGAGTCGTGTCTCAGTAACCTCATACTGTGACAGCCCCATTTTTGAATCTGGGGCTGCCCCAAAGGCTCTGTCCCTCTGCCTCTCACACCTCTGGCACCAAGACCCCACTTCTCCTCCAAACCACAGGTAAATTTCCCAAGGCCGCTTGGTTTGGTTCAGAGATAAAATTCCAGGTTCGAGACCTGAGCTTTAGTTCTGGTTCTGCCGCCCATCAGCTATGTAACCTTGCATAAGCCACCATTTCTCCCTGGGCCTGAATCTCCTCCGCTGTTAAATGAGGGACTCCAAGATCGCCAAAGTTCCCCTCCTGCCTTGACGTCCTCTGACATCCTGCATGTACTAGAACTGTCTGACCAAGAAGGAGACAGCCTGCCATAGTCAAGCAGCTGAGCCAGGCAGAAGATTTCAAATCCTGCCTCGGGGAACAAACTGGAAAATTCATAGCCTCTGCCAGGTCATGAACACGGGAGTCAGAGCAAGAGACCTGTTTTAGGAAGATAACAGACAGTAGCATGCAGGATGGATTAGAGCCGGGGGAAGCCGGAGACAGAGGGGAGAGTTAGGACTCTGAGTCTAAATTGTACTGATTAGGTTCCTGATATGAGCCTGGCACTGAGCAGGGGGTGCCTATGACAGACCTCACCCCTACTCTTAAAGAACAGTCAAGAAATGAGGACAAATCTCTGTAGCACACTTAATTCCTAGCACAATTCTCTGCATCCTTCTAATTCCCAGCTTCTGATTTTACATTATCCAAAATAGTCAGTTTGTGCTTTAGAAGATCtttggtgggtgggagggaggaaggagagaagggggtgATTCGGGACACTAGAAACAACAAAGAGTCACTTAATAGtggctttgtgccaggcacagtgataGATGTCGCTCATATTTGTCttatttactcctcacaacaTCCCAGTGAAGTATTGTTGTTATTAAtcatttcacagaggaagaaaatgaggctgagagaagttaagtgactcatCCGAGGTTACACAGGTAGTGGGGAAAGTCAGAACTGGGACCCAGGTCTCTTGATTCCAAAGCTCTTTGCAAGCCACCTCCCTACATGAACGCATGCGATCATGAATCCAGTGATGTCCTCAACAACAATGAGTGCCTCATGCTTTTCCACACCCCATGTTTCTCCCCAGTTCCTGCTGGCTGAACTTGAGATCAGCCCTGACCTGAAGATCTCCATCAAGGACGAGGAGCTCGCCTCCCTGCGGAAGGCCTCGGACTTCCGCGCCATCTGCAATGATGTGATCCCCAAGAGCATCCCAGCCATCCGGCGGCTGAGCGCCAGCCTCTCTAGCCACCCCGGCATCCTCAAGAAAGAGGACTTCGAAAGGACAGCGCTGACCCTGGCCTACACAGCCTACCGCACAGCCTCGGCCCAAGGGCATCAGAAGGCTATCTGGGCCCAGTCCCTCCTTAGCCTCTTCCATGCCTTGAGGCACGACTTGATGCGGTCCCCATGTCCCAGAGCATCTCCCTGAGAGACCGGCTGGCACCAGGACCACGGAGCAGGGACCAGCACACAGTAATCCAGAAATTCTTCATTCTCTACTCCGTTTACAGAGACCAGCCACAAAACACATACCACCAACTCAGAGCAgcaaagataaaataagaaacacCGATGCCCTTTGCCCCTTGTAACTTCTTGACAAGCATGAGATTGTGATTCATATCATAATGTGACCTGGGCTGGAAAAAAGGGCTGGAATGGTAATTCAAGATGCCTCCAGAGGCTGAATGGTTTGCCTGGTGAATTGCAGGAGTCTAAGATATGCTTTAACATTGAGTGACTGTAACACAAACACCCAAGAGTGAGGACAGAGCCAGGAGAGACATAACAGAAGTTTGGGCATGGTGGGAAAGTGGGGGACAGATTTCTTTGGTCCTAAGAGATCAGGGTGCTGGATTGAATGAACATCTTTCCAAAGTTCTGTAGTAAGATATAAAGAAACTAGAGCtatagccaaataaatacattgtTAACCAAGGATATACTTCTCAACTTTTCCAAAAGTCCCCAAAAAGAATCAGTCAGAAAATCAGTTATGACCTATATATCTAGACTCTTCTTTCCTGAAGGCTGGTCTAATGTAGAGGAGAAACATGAAGGGGGCCAACAGAAATGCTACTGTCATGCCTTGCCTTTTGAACAGAGAAACCAAGCTAATGCAGAGAGGGTCATCCTAACGAAAGAGGTGGCACCAGTGCCACGGCCTGCCTATCCTAATGCTAAAATTATTTAGCATCATCAGAGAATTAAGTGCtccaaataaaaatgattttcagaTGACAGAATTTTACCCTTTCAA includes the following:
- the FAM180A gene encoding protein FAM180A; this translates as MCWKTLLLLLLYYDAQATLSHRWSRAVLFPAAHRPKRSSSVPLNPILQSSLEEVELLYEFLLAELEISPDLKISIKDEELASLRKASDFRAICNDVIPKSIPAIRRLSASLSSHPGILKKEDFERTALTLAYTAYRTASAQGHQKAIWAQSLLSLFHALRHDLMRSPCPRASP